In Plasmodium sp. gorilla clade G2 genome assembly, chromosome: 5, one genomic interval encodes:
- a CDS encoding 60S ribosomal protein L4, translated as MATIRPVANVYSTNGKNVVGEVEIPVVFQTPIRNDLIQSVYTNMSKNRRHPYAVKLGAGYETSAESWGTGRAVARIPRVPGGGTHRAGQAAFGNMCRGGGMFNPTKIWRRWGRKVNLKEKRYAVCSSIAASGVTSLVLARGHRISHLKEVPLVVSNDIESLTKTKEAVNFLVSLGLKDEVNRLVKSKKIRAGKGKMRNRKYKIRNGPLIIYDNDNGVKKAFRNIPGVDLCKVTKLNLLKLAPGGSIGRLCIWSESAFKKLDVIYGKIHDKKVTKKNYILPKSIVHNPDIYRIIHSDKVQASLLARKKPCKKRLQNKNSLTNFAVRCRLNPAYKLLRSLAVLRMRKSILEKSKNKKEKRVQKNIQKKELQKINNDYYKGVAKAVKKKKKREEKKAKSKKTENQAVVNVAAEE; from the coding sequence atggcTACCATAAGACCTGTTGCAAATGTTTATAGTACAAATGGAAAGAACGTCGTTGGCGAAGTAGAAATACCAGTAGTTTTTCAAACGCCAATCAGAAATGATTTAATACAAAGCgtatatacaaatatgtcAAAAAACAGAAGACATCCATATGCTGTTAAATTAGGTGCTGGATATGAAACATCGGCTGAATCATGGGGTACTGGTAGAGCAGTAGCAAGAATTCCAAGAGTTCCAGGTGGAGGTACTCATAGAGCTGGACAGGCTGCTTTTGGAAATATGTGTAGAGGTGGTGGTATGTTTAACCCAACTAAAATATGGAGAAGATGGGGAAGGAAAGTTAAtttgaaagaaaaaagataTGCCGTATGTTCATCTATTGCAGCTAGTGGTGTAACATCATTAGTTTTAGCAAGAGGTCATCGTATTTCTCACCTTAAGGAGGTTCCATTAGTTGTTAGCAATGATATTGAATCTCTTACTAAAACAAAAGAAGCTGTAAACTTTTTAGTTAGTCTTGGATTAAAAGATGAAGTTAATAGATTAGTAAAATCGAAAAAAATTAGAGCAGGAAAAGGTAAAATGAGAaacagaaaatataaaattagaaatggtcctcttattatttatgataatgataatggtGTAAAGAAAGCTTTTAGAAATATTCCTGGAGTTGATTTATGTAAAGTTactaaattaaatttattaaaattagcTCCTGGTGGATCTATAGGTAGATTGTGTATATGGAGTGAAAGtgcttttaaaaaattagatGTTATATATGGAAAGATACATGATAAAAAAGTAActaagaaaaattatattttaccaAAATCTATTGTACACAATCCTGATATCTATAGAATTATACACAGCGACAAAGTACAAGCAAGCTTATTAGCTAGAAAGAAACCATGCAAGAAGAGATTACAAAACAAAAACTCATTAACCAACTTTGCTGTTAGATGTAGACTTAACCCAGCCTACAAATTATTAAGATCATTGGCTGTTCTTAGGATGAGAAAGAGCATCCttgaaaaatcaaaaaataaaaaggaaaaaagagttcagaaaaatatacaaaagaaagaactacaaaaaattaacaatGACTACTATAAGGGTGTAGCTAAAGCAgttaagaaaaagaaaaagagagAAGAGAAAAAGGCTAAATCTAAAAAAACTGAGA